The genomic window TCCCGAACGAGAACATCGACCGGGCGGTCCGCCGCGGCGCCGGGCTCGAGGCCGGCGGCGCCACCTACGAGACCGTCACCTACGAGGGGTACGCCCCCGGCGGGGTCGCGGTCCTGGTGCAGTGCCTGACCGACAACAAGAACCGGGCCGCCGCGGACGTGCGCACCGCGCTCACCCGCAACGGCGGCTCCATGGCCGACCCCGGCTCGGTGTCCTACCTGTTCAACCGCAAGGGCGTGGTGATCGTCCCGACGGTCGGGCTGGGCGAGGACGACGTCCTCGCGGCGGTCCTCGACGCCGGCGCCGAGGAGGTCAACAACCTCGGTGAGTCCTACGAGGTGGTCAGCGAGGCCGGCGACCTGGTCGCCGTCCGCACCGCCCTGCAGGACGCGGGCATCGAATACGAGTCGGCCGAAGCCAGCTTCCTGCCGACCGTGTCGGTGGAACTGGACGAGGACGGTGCCCGCAAAGTCTTCCGGCTGATCGATGCGCTGGAGGACAGCGACGACGTCCAGAACGTCTACGCCAACTTCGACGTCCCCGACGCCATCATGGAGTCGGTCGGCTGAGCCCACCGCGTGGCGGAGCCCCGCTCGTGGTCGCCGGCCCGCTACCGTGTCGAACGGGTGTTCGGAGTTCGGCAGGGGTCGGTAGGCGGAGGGGACGCGGCGTGCGGGTGCTTGGCGTCGACCCGGGGCTCACCCGGTGCGGCTTCGCGGTCGTCGAGGGCACGCCGGGCCGGGCGCTGTCGGCGCTGTGTTACGACGTCATCCGCACCCCGGCCGGTGACGATCTCGGCGCCCGGCTGGTCCGCCTCGCCGACCGGCTCGCGGAGGAGACCGCCCGCTACCGGCCGGACGTCGTCGCCGTCGAACGCGTCTTCAGCCAGCACAACGTCCGCACCGTGATGGGCACCGCACAGGCGTCGGCGATGGCGATCCTCGTCGCGACCCGGGCGGGCGTGCCGGTGGCGCTGCACACCCCCAGCGAGGTCAAGGCGGCGGTCACCGGCTCCGGGCGGGCCGACAAGGCGCAGGTCGCCAAGATGGTCACCCGGCTGCTCCGGCTGCCGGCCCGGCCGGCGCCCGCCGACGTGTCGGACGCCCTCGCGTTGGCGATCTGCCAGATCTGGCGTGGCTCCGCGCAGGCGGCGCTCGCCGCCGCGGCGGCTACGGTGGCGCGATGATCGCCAGCGTGCAGGGGCCGGTCGTGGCGCTCGGCCCCGACGGCGCCGTGGTCGAGGTCGGCGGTATCGGCCTGACCGTGCAGTGCGCGCCGGGCACGCTCGCGCGGCTGCGCATAGGGCAGCGTGCGCGGCTGTCCACCAGCCTGGTGGTCCGCGAGGACTCGCTGACCCTCTACGGATTCGCCGACGACGACGAGCGGTCGCTGTTCGAATTGCTGCAGACCGCGAGCGGTGTCGGCCCGCGGCTGGCCCAGGCGGTGCTCGCGGTGCACTCGCCGCAGGCGGTGCGCCGGGCGGTCGCGACCCGGGACCTGGCCGCGCTGACCGCCGTACCCGGAATCGGCAAGAAGGGCGCCGAGCGGCTGGTCCTCGAACTCCGCGACCGGATCGGCGTCGTGGGGGATTCCGACGCGGCCGGGGTCGAGGCCGGTGCCGTCGCCCCGGTGGCCCCCTGGCGCGACCAGTTGCAGCACGCCCTCGTCGGCCTCGGCTGGACCGCCCGGGAAGCCGATCAGGCGGTCGACGCCGTCGCGCCCGAGGCCGACGACGGTGCCGACGTCCCGACCCTGCTCCGGTCTGCCTTGCGGATGCTGGGCCGGGCATGAACCCGCTCGACCGCCCCGCCGACCCGCCCGAGACGGCGGAGGACGTCGTCTCGCCGCTGGCCGAGGTCGACGAGCGTGAGGTCGAGGCGTCGCTGCGGCCGCGCCGGCTCGAGGAGTTCGTCGGGCAGGCGCGGGTCCGCGAGCAACTCGGGTTGGTGCTGGAGTCCGCCCGCCGCCGCGACCGCCCGCCGGACCACGTGCTGCTCTCCGGTCCGCCGGGTCTGGGCAAGACCAGCCTGGCGATGATCATCGCCGCGGAGTTGGGGGCGGCGATCCGG from Mycobacteriales bacterium includes these protein-coding regions:
- a CDS encoding YebC/PmpR family DNA-binding transcriptional regulator; its protein translation is MSGHSKWATTKHKKAVVDARRGKLFAKLIKTVEVAARTGGGDPAGNPTLYDAIQKAKKSSVPNENIDRAVRRGAGLEAGGATYETVTYEGYAPGGVAVLVQCLTDNKNRAAADVRTALTRNGGSMADPGSVSYLFNRKGVVIVPTVGLGEDDVLAAVLDAGAEEVNNLGESYEVVSEAGDLVAVRTALQDAGIEYESAEASFLPTVSVELDEDGARKVFRLIDALEDSDDVQNVYANFDVPDAIMESVG
- the ruvC gene encoding crossover junction endodeoxyribonuclease RuvC: MRVLGVDPGLTRCGFAVVEGTPGRALSALCYDVIRTPAGDDLGARLVRLADRLAEETARYRPDVVAVERVFSQHNVRTVMGTAQASAMAILVATRAGVPVALHTPSEVKAAVTGSGRADKAQVAKMVTRLLRLPARPAPADVSDALALAICQIWRGSAQAALAAAAATVAR
- the ruvA gene encoding Holliday junction branch migration protein RuvA, with the translated sequence MIASVQGPVVALGPDGAVVEVGGIGLTVQCAPGTLARLRIGQRARLSTSLVVREDSLTLYGFADDDERSLFELLQTASGVGPRLAQAVLAVHSPQAVRRAVATRDLAALTAVPGIGKKGAERLVLELRDRIGVVGDSDAAGVEAGAVAPVAPWRDQLQHALVGLGWTAREADQAVDAVAPEADDGADVPTLLRSALRMLGRA